A region from the Halosolutus gelatinilyticus genome encodes:
- a CDS encoding NusA-like transcription termination signal-binding factor, giving the protein MAVRLTDDARQYLALFEDVTGATGTDCLIDDTNDENRLLVVVASGQMGDAIGPGGRTVRQFEDRVDARVRLVEDADDPAEFVANALAPAAVYNVTVSENGDTVAYVEVAEEDRGVAIGSNGETIDAARTLANRHFAIDDVQLI; this is encoded by the coding sequence ATGGCGGTCCGGCTCACCGACGACGCTCGCCAGTACCTCGCCCTGTTCGAGGACGTGACGGGCGCAACCGGGACGGACTGTCTCATCGACGATACCAACGACGAGAATCGACTGCTCGTCGTCGTCGCGAGCGGCCAGATGGGCGACGCGATCGGCCCCGGCGGACGAACGGTCCGGCAGTTCGAGGATCGGGTCGACGCCCGTGTCCGCCTCGTCGAAGACGCCGACGACCCCGCCGAGTTCGTCGCGAACGCGCTCGCCCCGGCGGCCGTCTACAACGTCACCGTCAGCGAGAACGGAGATACCGTCGCCTACGTCGAGGTCGCCGAGGAGGATCGCGGGGTCGCGATCGGATCGAACGGCGAGACGATCGACGCCGCGCGGACGCTCGCCAATCGCCACTTCGCGATCGACGACGTGCAGTTGATCTGA
- a CDS encoding aldehyde dehydrogenase family protein yields MTDTSKSSAEGIDVDELDIAPENGWNALYLDGEWLPAGDRDLIDVENPSTRATLTTVPSGTADDVDEAYAIAERAQPEWAQRPPQERAAIVSEARRLLGEYADDLETLFAVECGGVQLKAGFETQLAQGTMEVGAGLAMRDGGRRKDSITPGKENLLVREPAGVVGVITPWNFPLYLSSRVVAPAIALGNSVALKPDEHTPLTGGLVLAKVFEEAGLPGGVLNVVPGYGPEIGDHFSAHPVPSVMSFTGSSEVGRRVGRRAVGSYTEPALELGGNNAHIVLPDADLERAIAAGAFGSFTHQGQECISINRHLVHESLYDEYVAGLADRAAQLPIGDPLEEGALVGPVINERQRDKIVGFVEESIARGATVEAGGGHDGLFVEPTVLSGVTNDMPIARNEHFGPIAPVIPFETDEEAVRIANDTQYGLSGSVHSPDVARARDVADAMETGMVHINDQPLNDEPHVAFGGVGASGMGRYNDEWILDTLTTVKWISIQREPRQYPY; encoded by the coding sequence ATGACGGATACGAGCAAATCATCCGCCGAAGGGATCGACGTGGACGAACTCGATATCGCGCCGGAGAACGGGTGGAACGCCCTGTACCTCGACGGTGAGTGGCTCCCCGCCGGCGATCGAGATCTGATCGACGTCGAAAATCCCTCGACGCGGGCGACCCTGACGACGGTTCCCTCGGGGACGGCCGACGACGTCGACGAGGCGTACGCGATCGCGGAACGGGCCCAGCCGGAGTGGGCCCAGCGACCGCCCCAAGAGCGTGCCGCGATCGTATCCGAGGCCCGCAGGCTGCTGGGCGAGTACGCCGACGACCTCGAGACGCTGTTCGCCGTCGAGTGCGGCGGTGTTCAGCTGAAAGCCGGTTTCGAGACGCAACTCGCACAGGGGACGATGGAGGTCGGTGCCGGCCTGGCGATGCGCGACGGCGGCCGTCGAAAGGATTCGATCACGCCCGGCAAGGAGAATTTGCTCGTGCGCGAACCGGCCGGCGTCGTCGGCGTCATCACGCCGTGGAACTTCCCGCTGTACCTCTCCAGTCGAGTCGTCGCGCCCGCCATCGCGCTGGGCAACAGCGTGGCGTTAAAGCCCGATGAGCACACCCCGCTGACGGGCGGGCTCGTGCTCGCGAAGGTCTTCGAGGAGGCCGGCCTCCCGGGCGGCGTCTTGAACGTCGTCCCCGGCTACGGCCCCGAGATCGGCGATCACTTCTCGGCGCACCCGGTTCCGTCGGTGATGTCGTTTACCGGCTCCTCGGAGGTCGGCCGCCGCGTCGGCCGGCGCGCCGTCGGATCGTACACGGAACCCGCGCTCGAACTCGGCGGGAATAACGCACACATCGTGTTGCCGGACGCCGACTTGGAGCGCGCGATCGCCGCCGGAGCGTTCGGGTCGTTCACCCATCAGGGTCAGGAGTGTATCTCGATCAACCGCCATCTCGTCCACGAATCGCTGTACGACGAGTACGTGGCGGGGCTGGCCGACCGCGCAGCGCAACTCCCCATCGGCGATCCGCTCGAAGAGGGCGCCCTCGTCGGACCGGTCATCAACGAGCGCCAGCGCGACAAGATCGTCGGGTTCGTCGAGGAGTCGATCGCACGCGGCGCGACAGTCGAGGCCGGCGGCGGCCACGACGGCCTGTTCGTCGAGCCCACGGTGCTGTCGGGCGTCACCAACGACATGCCGATCGCCCGCAACGAGCACTTCGGGCCGATCGCGCCGGTCATTCCCTTCGAGACCGACGAGGAGGCGGTCCGGATCGCCAATGACACCCAGTACGGCCTATCGGGATCGGTTCACTCGCCGGACGTGGCTCGGGCGCGCGACGTGGCCGACGCGATGGAGACCGGCATGGTCCACATCAACGACCAGCCGTTGAACGACGAACCGCACGTCGCGTTCGGGGGCGTCGGTGCGTCGGGGATGGGTCGGTACAACGACGAGTGGATCCTCGACACCTTGACGACGGTGAAGTGGATCTCGATCCAGCGCGAGCCTCGACAGTACCCGTACTGA
- a CDS encoding 30S ribosomal protein S12 translates to MANGKYAARKLKKDRQEQRWSDSDYARRARGLREKSDPLEGAPQGRGIVLEKVGIEAKQPNSAIRKCVRVQLIKNGKQVTAFCPGDGAISFIDEHDEVTIAGIGGAKGRAMGDLSGVNYKVEKVNGVSLLELVRGNAEKPVR, encoded by the coding sequence ATGGCAAACGGCAAATACGCCGCGCGCAAGCTCAAGAAGGACCGCCAAGAACAGCGGTGGTCCGACTCGGACTACGCGCGCCGCGCACGGGGCCTCCGCGAGAAGTCCGATCCTCTCGAGGGAGCGCCACAGGGCCGCGGTATCGTCCTCGAGAAAGTCGGCATCGAAGCGAAACAGCCCAACTCGGCGATCCGAAAGTGCGTCCGAGTCCAGCTGATCAAGAACGGCAAACAGGTCACCGCGTTCTGTCCCGGTGACGGCGCCATCTCGTTCATCGACGAACACGACGAAGTCACCATCGCCGGGATCGGTGGCGCGAAGGGTCGTGCGATGGGCGACCTTTCCGGCGTCAACTACAAGGTCGAGAAGGTAAACGGCGTTTCCCTGCTCGAACTGGTTCGCGGCAACGCGGAGAAACCGGTGCGATAA
- a CDS encoding 30S ribosomal protein S7, with protein sequence MAAEDQPEPDAPAGGADVSAKLFGTWEIVEIEYADPSTERYITVTPIAHTAGRHASKQFKKSQVSIVERFINRLMQTEENTGKKQQTLNHVRDAFELVHERTDENPVQVLVSAVENAAPREETVRLKYGGISVPKAVDVAPQRRVDQALKFLADGVNNDSFKTPTSVDEAIASQLIGAANYDVQTYAIGQKEEKERVAAAAR encoded by the coding sequence ATGGCGGCCGAAGATCAACCAGAACCCGACGCACCGGCCGGCGGCGCCGACGTCTCCGCCAAGCTATTCGGCACGTGGGAGATCGTCGAGATCGAGTACGCCGATCCGTCGACCGAACGCTACATCACGGTGACACCGATCGCCCACACCGCCGGTCGTCACGCCAGCAAGCAGTTCAAGAAATCCCAGGTCTCGATCGTCGAGCGCTTCATCAACCGCTTGATGCAGACTGAGGAGAACACGGGTAAAAAGCAGCAGACGCTCAACCACGTCCGTGACGCGTTCGAGCTCGTCCACGAGCGCACCGACGAGAACCCCGTTCAGGTGCTCGTATCGGCCGTCGAGAACGCAGCCCCGCGCGAGGAGACCGTCCGCCTGAAGTACGGTGGCATCTCCGTCCCCAAGGCCGTCGACGTCGCGCCACAACGCCGTGTCGACCAGGCGTTGAAGTTCCTCGCCGACGGCGTCAACAACGACTCGTTCAAGACCCCGACGTCGGTCGACGAAGCGATCGCCAGCCAGCTCATCGGCGCTGCCAACTACGACGTCCAGACGTACGCGATCGGGCAGAAAGAAGAGAAAGAGCGCGTCGCGGCGGCCGCACGCTAA
- a CDS encoding response regulator receiver protein yields METTDCCLAFNISYADFSRTIIEQINNAYDLLILDWTLDAPSAKGIVDTMRQRAPNTQILALTDNTPTVDPIDRGADEFLVEPVSDRTLSDTIEWLAFQKEYEQLMDEFFRLATERALLQTELESDINVTNQYLTVVQEMMKCRERIATIQSALPDDEFDRVLRQLLDD; encoded by the coding sequence ATGGAGACCACTGATTGCTGCTTAGCCTTCAATATTTCCTACGCAGACTTCAGTAGAACGATTATTGAGCAAATCAATAATGCGTACGATTTGCTGATCCTTGATTGGACTCTTGATGCACCTAGTGCAAAAGGGATAGTTGATACAATGCGGCAGCGCGCCCCGAATACACAAATTTTAGCTTTAACCGATAACACCCCAACAGTAGACCCGATCGACCGGGGCGCGGATGAGTTCCTTGTTGAGCCGGTCTCTGATAGAACGTTATCTGATACAATTGAATGGCTAGCTTTTCAAAAAGAATACGAACAGTTGATGGACGAATTTTTCCGATTGGCAACCGAGCGAGCCTTGCTACAGACGGAATTGGAGTCGGATATTAATGTGACAAACCAGTATTTGACTGTTGTTCAAGAGATGATGAAATGTCGTGAGCGGATAGCTACGATTCAATCAGCGCTTCCAGACGATGAGTTTGATCGGGTTCTGCGACAACTGCTTGATGATTGA
- a CDS encoding DUF7503 family protein, which yields MIGVLFTIVMILSKTGAVAAKNSSGVSGP from the coding sequence ATGATCGGTGTGCTGTTTACAATTGTGATGATACTATCGAAAACTGGGGCTGTCGCAGCAAAAAATAGTTCTGGAGTCAGCGGTCCATAA
- a CDS encoding DUF7504 family protein, protein MFSAKDRKQGSTDASFTDALSRLKQHGASVLVLGSVHPDQQWALSRRLLGHATDQLRRRVFVSTANGDALLHELSPAETIRVVRYESQTRCTVAEAPTTDGSATPSIDDQPTAETLGDLGIAISSAIEAFESESEFEPSELRVGVDSLLPLLEDYDTEQVFKFIHLTNGRVKAADGMIHYRLPIERDATVVPVLKPLFDVLVELREQNGIVQERWTLPRTDHSSGWISPPDS, encoded by the coding sequence ATGTTCTCGGCAAAGGATCGCAAACAGGGATCGACCGACGCGTCGTTCACCGACGCGTTATCGCGGCTGAAACAGCACGGTGCGAGCGTCCTCGTCCTCGGCTCCGTCCATCCCGACCAGCAGTGGGCGCTCTCCCGGCGTTTGCTGGGACACGCAACCGATCAGCTTCGTCGCCGCGTATTCGTCTCGACCGCTAACGGCGATGCCCTGTTGCACGAATTATCTCCGGCGGAGACGATTCGAGTCGTCCGCTACGAGAGCCAGACGCGCTGTACCGTTGCAGAGGCGCCGACTACCGACGGGTCCGCCACGCCGTCGATCGACGACCAGCCCACCGCCGAAACGCTCGGCGACCTCGGGATCGCGATCTCGAGTGCGATCGAGGCGTTCGAAAGCGAGAGCGAGTTCGAGCCGAGCGAACTCCGGGTTGGCGTCGATTCGTTACTCCCACTGCTCGAAGACTACGACACCGAACAAGTGTTCAAATTCATCCACCTGACTAACGGACGCGTGAAAGCCGCCGACGGGATGATCCACTACCGGCTCCCGATCGAGCGAGACGCCACTGTGGTGCCGGTCCTGAAACCGTTGTTCGACGTGCTCGTCGAACTCCGCGAGCAAAACGGCATCGTTCAGGAGCGATGGACGCTCCCGCGTACGGACCACAGTTCAGGATGGATCAGTCCACCAGATTCATAA
- a CDS encoding DUF5781 family protein, translated as MDLHVQGPGPTSPFLSARDLFETEHDLSLPVHVRLRDDPDERTWAGHYDDRHVLNISQHVASSAMARELALHEFAHMARYEQEHPSHVQSTEEALYLAFAGKSVERRKLAHCYQIANHMKDIYADDITLSVGPGEKLLSFLESSLAAAVADRPETPPRPGLERISTSADPDITAVNAAFALALAERHALIDEDHRLYDIAHAAAMDAPHVPIGEFKRRFRELAREPDSSSYRQELVETTRSYVSGKGHAAD; from the coding sequence ATGGATCTCCACGTCCAGGGCCCCGGTCCCACCTCCCCTTTCCTCAGCGCCCGGGACCTCTTCGAAACCGAACACGATCTCTCGCTCCCGGTCCACGTCCGGTTGCGGGACGATCCCGACGAGCGAACCTGGGCCGGCCACTACGACGACCGCCACGTCCTGAACATTTCGCAGCATGTCGCTTCCTCGGCGATGGCCCGCGAGTTAGCGCTCCACGAGTTCGCTCACATGGCCAGATACGAACAGGAACACCCCTCGCACGTCCAGTCGACCGAAGAGGCGCTGTACCTCGCGTTCGCCGGCAAGTCCGTCGAACGGCGCAAACTCGCCCACTGCTATCAGATCGCGAACCACATGAAGGACATCTACGCCGACGACATCACCCTCTCGGTGGGGCCGGGCGAGAAACTGCTGTCGTTTCTCGAATCGAGTCTCGCCGCCGCGGTCGCCGATCGACCCGAGACCCCGCCACGGCCGGGACTCGAACGCATCTCGACGAGTGCGGACCCGGACATCACCGCCGTGAACGCGGCGTTCGCGCTGGCGCTCGCGGAACGACACGCCCTCATCGACGAGGATCACCGGCTGTACGATATCGCACACGCGGCCGCGATGGACGCTCCGCACGTCCCGATCGGCGAGTTCAAACGCCGGTTCCGGGAGCTCGCACGCGAACCCGATTCGAGTAGCTACCGACAGGAACTCGTCGAGACGACCCGATCCTACGTCAGCGGAAAGGGACACGCAGCCGACTAG
- a CDS encoding elongation factor EF-2 encodes MGRRKKIVQECERLMDEPENIRNIAIAAHVDHGKTTLSDNLLAGAGMISDETAGQQLAMDTEEDEQERGITIDAANVSMTHEYDGTNHLINLIDTPGHVDFGGDVTRAMRAVDGALVVVDAVEGAMPQTETVLRQALREGVKPTLFINKVDRLISELQEGPQEMQDRLLAVIRDVNELIRGMTEDMDDVGDWTVSVEDGTVGFGSALYKWGVSMPSMQRTGMDFGDIMEMERNDQRQELHEQTPLSDVVLDMVCEHFPNPVDAQPRRIPRIWRGDDDSDLAEAMRLVDENGEVVFMVTDISMDPHAGEIASGRVFSGSLEKGQELYVSGTAGKNRVQSVGIYMGGEREEVEEVPAGNIAAVTGLKDAIAGSTVSSVEMTPFESIEHISEPVITKAVEAQNMDDLPKLIETLRQVSKEDPTIQIEINEDTGEHLISGQGELHLEVITQRIEKNQGIPVNTGEPIVVYREQPQTASDEVEGISPNRHNRFYISVEPMTDELVNTIKLGEASMDMPEQERREALQEAGMDKDTSQNVEHIHGTNILVDDTKGIQHLNETMELVIEGLEEALDNGPLANEPVQGSLIRLHDARLHEDTIHRGPAQVIPATREAVHKSLIDGQIKLLEPMQDVRIDVPNDHMGAASGEIQGRRGRVDDMYQEGDLMVVEGIAPVDEMIGFASDIRSATEGRASWNTENAGFEVMADSLQREKIMEIRERKGMKLELPPSIDYI; translated from the coding sequence ATGGGCCGACGCAAGAAGATCGTCCAAGAGTGTGAACGGCTGATGGACGAACCGGAGAATATCCGGAACATCGCCATCGCCGCTCACGTCGACCACGGAAAAACCACCCTTTCTGACAATCTCCTCGCCGGCGCCGGCATGATCTCCGACGAGACGGCCGGCCAGCAGCTCGCGATGGACACGGAGGAAGACGAACAGGAGCGCGGGATCACGATCGACGCGGCGAACGTGTCGATGACCCACGAGTACGACGGGACCAACCACCTCATCAACCTCATCGACACGCCGGGCCACGTCGACTTCGGAGGCGACGTGACCCGTGCGATGCGCGCCGTCGACGGTGCGCTGGTCGTCGTCGACGCCGTCGAGGGTGCCATGCCCCAGACCGAGACGGTTCTCCGCCAGGCGCTTCGCGAGGGCGTCAAGCCGACGCTGTTCATCAACAAGGTCGACCGCCTCATCTCCGAGCTCCAGGAAGGCCCCCAGGAGATGCAGGACCGACTCCTCGCCGTCATTCGCGACGTCAACGAACTCATTCGCGGCATGACCGAGGACATGGACGATGTCGGCGACTGGACCGTCTCCGTCGAAGACGGCACCGTCGGCTTCGGCTCCGCGCTGTACAAGTGGGGCGTCTCGATGCCCTCGATGCAGCGCACCGGGATGGACTTCGGCGACATCATGGAGATGGAGCGCAACGACCAGCGCCAGGAACTCCACGAGCAGACCCCGCTGTCGGACGTCGTACTCGACATGGTCTGTGAGCACTTCCCGAACCCGGTCGACGCACAGCCCCGCCGTATTCCGCGCATCTGGCGTGGCGACGACGACTCCGACCTCGCAGAGGCGATGCGCCTCGTCGACGAAAACGGCGAGGTCGTCTTCATGGTCACGGACATCTCGATGGACCCCCACGCCGGCGAGATCGCCAGCGGCCGCGTCTTCTCGGGTTCGCTCGAGAAAGGACAGGAACTCTACGTCTCGGGCACCGCGGGCAAGAACCGCGTCCAGTCCGTCGGCATCTACATGGGCGGCGAGCGCGAGGAAGTCGAAGAGGTGCCGGCCGGGAACATCGCCGCCGTTACCGGCCTCAAGGACGCCATCGCCGGCTCCACCGTTTCCAGCGTCGAGATGACGCCGTTCGAGTCGATCGAGCACATCTCCGAGCCGGTCATCACGAAGGCCGTCGAGGCCCAGAACATGGACGACCTGCCGAAGCTCATCGAGACCCTCCGACAAGTGTCCAAGGAGGACCCGACGATCCAGATCGAGATCAACGAGGACACCGGCGAGCACCTCATCTCCGGGCAGGGCGAACTCCACCTCGAAGTCATCACCCAGCGTATCGAGAAGAACCAGGGCATCCCCGTGAACACGGGTGAGCCGATCGTCGTCTACCGCGAGCAGCCCCAGACGGCGAGCGACGAGGTCGAGGGCATCTCGCCCAACCGCCACAACCGGTTCTACATCTCCGTCGAGCCGATGACGGACGAACTCGTCAACACCATTAAACTCGGCGAGGCCTCGATGGACATGCCCGAGCAGGAACGCCGCGAGGCCCTGCAGGAAGCCGGCATGGACAAAGATACGTCCCAGAACGTCGAACACATCCACGGGACGAACATCCTCGTCGACGACACGAAGGGTATCCAGCATCTGAACGAGACGATGGAACTCGTGATCGAGGGGCTCGAGGAGGCCCTCGACAACGGCCCGCTCGCGAACGAGCCGGTCCAGGGATCGCTCATCCGCCTGCACGACGCCAGGCTCCACGAGGACACCATCCACCGCGGTCCGGCGCAGGTCATTCCCGCGACCCGCGAGGCCGTCCACAAGTCGCTGATCGACGGCCAGATCAAGCTGCTCGAGCCGATGCAGGACGTCCGTATCGACGTGCCGAACGACCACATGGGCGCCGCCTCCGGCGAGATCCAGGGTCGACGGGGCCGCGTCGACGACATGTACCAGGAGGGTGACCTCATGGTCGTCGAGGGTATCGCGCCCGTCGACGAGATGATCGGCTTCGCCTCCGACATCCGCTCCGCGACGGAGGGTCGCGCGTCCTGGAACACTGAGAACGCCGGCTTCGAGGTCATGGCCGACTCGCTCCAGCGCGAGAAGATCATGGAGATCCGCGAGCGCAAGGGCATGAAGCTCGAACTGCCGCCGTCGATCGACTACATCTAA
- a CDS encoding MaoC family dehydratase: MTRYYEDVEVGETIDCGSYEVTKEEIVEFAEKYDPQPFHLDEEAAKDSFLGGLVASGWQTACLCMRQNVDHMRDRRFAGARGVDDLRWIRPLRPGDTLSVETEFVAKEPNETYPAIGNVTLETIGRNQRDEPVISYRALGMMERREPIE; the protein is encoded by the coding sequence ATGACCCGCTACTACGAGGACGTCGAAGTCGGAGAGACGATCGACTGCGGGAGCTACGAGGTCACGAAGGAGGAGATCGTCGAATTCGCCGAGAAGTACGACCCCCAGCCGTTTCACCTGGACGAGGAGGCCGCGAAGGACTCCTTTCTGGGCGGACTCGTCGCCAGCGGCTGGCAGACCGCCTGCCTCTGCATGCGACAGAACGTCGACCACATGCGCGATCGGCGGTTCGCCGGCGCGCGCGGCGTCGACGACCTCCGGTGGATCCGGCCGCTTCGACCGGGCGATACGCTCTCCGTCGAGACCGAATTCGTCGCGAAAGAGCCGAACGAGACGTACCCCGCGATCGGGAACGTGACGCTGGAGACGATCGGGCGAAACCAGCGCGACGAACCCGTCATCTCCTACCGCGCGCTGGGGATGATGGAGCGGCGAGAACCGATCGAGTGA
- the serS gene encoding serine--tRNA ligase, giving the protein MIDRTYLRENTEVLRDALENRGADVDLDELIDLDERWRELKARGDELRHDRNQVTKRIGKLVAAGKDEERQEAIERSKDLKSEIEDVESEAAELKAELDQRMLEIPQIPHESVPLGIDERHNVEDRRWGFDDLRELPAAVTPHYDLGEELDIIDEARGAKTTGAGFYFLKGDGARLEHALIQFMMDIHREQGYVDLFPPVPVKSEAMRGTGQFPKFTDDAYRLGGSNDEEYEDDDLWLCPTAEVPVTNMYADDILLKEDLPLKHQAYTPNFRREAGEHGTETRGIVRVHQFNKVELVNFVEPEESYDRLEGLLDEAEVVLRRLGLPYRILELCTGDLGFTAAKTYDIEVWAPADDMDDGPEEGGRWLEVSSASNFEDFQARRAGLRYRPERHESAEYLHTLNASGLALPRVMVAILEYYQNEDGTITIPEALRPYMSGQEVIEGHEKVGEAALGSGDRD; this is encoded by the coding sequence ATGATCGATCGGACCTATCTGCGCGAGAACACCGAGGTACTTCGAGACGCCCTCGAGAACCGAGGTGCCGACGTCGACCTCGACGAACTCATCGATCTGGACGAGCGCTGGCGGGAACTGAAAGCCCGCGGCGACGAACTGCGCCACGATCGCAACCAGGTCACCAAGCGGATCGGAAAACTGGTCGCCGCGGGGAAAGACGAGGAGCGCCAGGAGGCAATCGAGCGATCGAAGGACCTGAAATCGGAGATCGAGGACGTCGAGAGCGAGGCCGCCGAACTGAAGGCGGAACTGGATCAGCGCATGCTCGAGATCCCCCAGATCCCTCACGAAAGCGTTCCGCTGGGGATCGACGAACGCCACAACGTCGAGGATCGCCGCTGGGGCTTCGACGACCTGCGGGAGCTGCCGGCGGCGGTCACCCCGCACTACGATCTGGGGGAAGAACTAGACATCATCGACGAGGCCCGCGGCGCGAAGACGACCGGAGCCGGCTTCTACTTCCTGAAAGGCGACGGTGCGCGCCTCGAACACGCCCTGATCCAGTTCATGATGGACATCCACCGCGAGCAGGGCTACGTCGACCTCTTCCCGCCGGTGCCCGTCAAGAGCGAAGCCATGCGGGGCACGGGGCAGTTCCCGAAATTCACCGACGACGCCTACCGCCTGGGCGGGAGCAACGACGAGGAGTACGAGGACGACGACCTCTGGCTCTGTCCCACCGCCGAGGTGCCCGTCACCAACATGTACGCCGACGACATCCTCCTCAAGGAGGATCTCCCGCTGAAACACCAGGCCTACACTCCGAACTTCCGGCGCGAGGCCGGCGAGCACGGCACCGAAACCCGGGGCATCGTCCGCGTCCACCAGTTCAACAAGGTCGAACTCGTCAACTTCGTCGAACCCGAGGAGAGCTACGATCGACTCGAAGGACTCCTCGACGAAGCCGAGGTGGTCCTGCGCCGGCTCGGCCTTCCCTACCGCATCCTCGAACTCTGTACCGGCGATCTCGGCTTTACGGCGGCGAAGACCTACGACATCGAAGTCTGGGCGCCCGCCGACGACATGGACGACGGCCCCGAGGAGGGCGGCCGCTGGCTCGAGGTCTCGTCGGCCTCGAACTTCGAGGACTTCCAGGCCCGCCGCGCCGGCCTGCGCTACCGTCCCGAACGCCACGAGAGCGCCGAATACCTCCACACGCTGAATGCGTCGGGGCTCGCGCTGCCGCGCGTGATGGTGGCCATCCTCGAGTACTACCAGAACGAAGACGGCACGATCACGATCCCCGAGGCCCTGCGGCCGTACATGAGCGGCCAAGAAGTCATCGAGGGCCACGAGAAGGTCGGCGAGGCCGCGCTCGGATCGGGCGATCGGGACTAA
- a CDS encoding potassium channel family protein has translation MDPLEGEASVPIEYEPVNVKDVLVEMKDTAELLIDLSYSAVLHSSEDIAAEVLRLEEQMDVLEMRARMGLMMATRSPDDAERLAPVLGIVAAADGISDAAGDIAKVVLEDIGLPEAMRAALPDAVETLVRGVVAADSPYADRTLQDIDLESETGVRVIALRRGDDWLLNPGPKTVIRSEDVALLRGPDVSIPDVYETLTGSEYEPPTAAAPDIEDLERAVDTIVHMKNLSELAVDLAYSAVLFDSEALAEEVRNLEVEVDALESRFEAWTLRAAADAADPVTLRGLIHLGSSTEVISDAAVDISEGVLRDIEVHPVVGMAVEESDEIITRVAVESGSDLDGVAIVDGLPDTDTTMSVIAIRRPEDGWLLVGDADAEIQGGDVLISKGTRTAAAAFEELAQV, from the coding sequence ATGGACCCGCTCGAGGGCGAGGCGTCGGTACCGATCGAGTACGAGCCCGTCAACGTCAAGGACGTGCTCGTCGAGATGAAGGACACGGCGGAGCTGCTGATCGACCTCTCCTACTCGGCTGTGCTCCACTCGAGCGAGGACATCGCCGCGGAGGTGCTCCGGCTCGAAGAGCAGATGGACGTCCTCGAGATGCGAGCGCGGATGGGACTGATGATGGCGACTCGGAGCCCGGACGACGCCGAACGGCTCGCGCCGGTACTCGGCATCGTCGCCGCCGCGGACGGAATCAGCGACGCCGCCGGCGACATCGCGAAGGTCGTCCTCGAAGACATCGGTCTGCCGGAGGCGATGCGGGCGGCGCTGCCGGACGCCGTCGAAACGCTCGTTCGCGGCGTCGTCGCCGCCGACTCGCCGTACGCCGATCGGACGCTCCAGGATATCGACCTCGAATCGGAGACCGGGGTGCGCGTGATCGCGCTCCGCCGGGGCGACGACTGGCTGTTGAACCCCGGTCCGAAGACTGTCATCCGATCGGAGGACGTGGCGCTGCTTCGGGGGCCCGACGTTTCGATACCGGACGTCTACGAGACGCTGACGGGTTCGGAGTACGAACCGCCGACCGCGGCCGCGCCCGACATCGAGGACCTGGAACGAGCGGTGGACACGATCGTCCACATGAAGAACCTCTCGGAGCTGGCGGTCGACCTGGCCTACAGCGCCGTCCTGTTCGACAGCGAGGCGCTCGCCGAGGAGGTCCGCAATCTGGAGGTCGAGGTCGACGCGCTCGAATCGCGGTTCGAGGCGTGGACGCTCCGGGCGGCCGCCGACGCCGCGGATCCGGTTACCCTCCGCGGGCTGATCCACCTCGGCAGTTCGACGGAGGTCATCAGCGACGCGGCGGTCGACATCAGCGAGGGGGTCCTCCGGGACATCGAGGTCCACCCCGTCGTCGGGATGGCCGTCGAGGAGAGCGACGAGATCATCACCCGCGTCGCGGTCGAGTCGGGCAGCGACTTAGACGGCGTCGCGATCGTCGACGGCCTGCCGGATACCGACACGACGATGTCGGTGATCGCGATCCGTCGACCGGAGGACGGCTGGCTGTTGGTCGGCGACGCCGACGCGGAGATCCAGGGCGGCGACGTGCTGATCTCCAAGGGGACGAGGACGGCGGCCGCGGCGTTCGAGGAACTGGCGCAGGTCTGA